From the Chryseobacterium fluminis genome, the window CCGTATTTTGAACATCAGGATTCTCAAACAGTTGGACCGAGGGGTCCGGTCTTATTACAGGATTTCATTCTACAGGAGAATCTTGCTCATTTCGTACGGGAAAGAATTCCGGAAAGAATCGTTCATGCAAAGGGAAGCGGAGCCTACGGAAAATTCACGGTCACCCATGACATTACAAAATATACCAAAGCAAAGTTGTTCGCCAAGGTTGGCAATAGCTGTAAAATGTTTGCCCGTTTTTCTACGGTGGGTGGCGAAAAAGGAAGTGCCGATACCGCAAGAGATCCGAGGGGTTTTGCGTTAAAATTTTATACGGAAGACGGAAACTGGGATTTGGTAGGAAATAATACACCCGTTTTTTTCGTTAAGGACGCTAAAAAGTTTCCGGATTTTATCCACACCCAGAAAAGAGTGCCGAAGACCAATTTAAAAAGTGCTACCATGATGTGGGATTTCTGGAGTCTGAATCCGGAATCGCTTCATCAGGTTTTAATTTTGATGTCTGACAGAGGAACACCTTACGGATACAGACATATGCACGGTTTCGGATCTCACACCTTCTCAATGATCAATGCAGATAACGAAAGAACGTGGGTAAAGTTTCATTTTAAAACAAAACAGGGCATCAAAAACTTCACCAATGACGATGCAGTTAGAATGGCTGGAGAAAATCCTGATTTTGCGCAGGAAGATCTTTGCCATGCTATCGAAAACGGTGATTTCCCAAAATGGACGATGTATATTCAGGTAATGACCGAACAGCAGGCAAGGGATTTCAGATGGAATCCTTTTGATATCACAAAGGTATGGTTTCAGGGTGATTTCCCACTAATCGAGGTCGGCGAAATGGAACTGAATGAAGTTCCTGTCAATTATTTTGCACACGTAGAACAGTCTACATTTTCTCCCGCCAACCTGATCAACGGCATCAGTTTTTCACCTGATAAAATGCTCCAGGGAAGGTTGTTTTCTTATCCTGATGCCCATCGGTACCGGGTAGGCGTAAATGCTCATCAACTGGAAGTGAACAGGTGTCCTTTTGCAACGAATAACTACCAAAGAGACGGCTTCATGGCAGATGCCAGTGCATATCTGGACAAACCGAATTACCATCCCAACAGTTTTGATGATATTAAACCTGACCCTGCGTATAAAAACTACGAATACGAACTGGACAGCGCACACGTTGCAAGTTATAACAGAAACGAAAACGATGACGATCATTACACACAGCCAGGCTTATTGTATTCGAAAGCAATGAATACTGAAGATCGTGAGAATCTGATTAACAATATTGTAGGAAGTATGCGGGCAATAGGCGGGTCTAAGAGAGAGGAAATCATCAACAGACAATTGTGTCATTTTTTCCGGGCGAATATTGAGCTTGGCATGAAAGTGGCAGCGAGACTGAACGTTAATATTGACGCCAATATGATGAATCATTCCAAATAATTATATTAAACCATAATATCAATTAAAATAAAGGAAAAAAAGTTAATATTTTTTCCTTTTTTTTGCAAAAAATTTATAATTTGCAAATGATAATATTAAAAGTGGAAAAATGAATTACGAAAATATATTATTAGAAAAACACGATAAAATATCATTCATTACCATAAACAGACCTGAAAGTCTGAATGCGTTGAATGCAAAGACCATTCAGGAACTCAGCTCAGCTGTTGATGACTTAAATTCTGACCCATCCTGCAGAGTGGTAATTATTACCGGAAGCGGCGAAAAGTCTTTTGTAGCGGGAGCGGACATTAAAGAATTCAGTGATTTTGGTCAGGCGGAAGCTGAGGAACTGGCACGTAACGGTCACCAAAATTTATTTAATAAAATTGAAAATATGACCAAACCTGTTATTGCAGCCGTAAACGGCTTTGCATTAGGGGGTGGTCTTGAGCTTGCTATGGCATGCCATATCAGATATGCATCGGAAAATGCCAGACTGGGATTACCGGAAGTAACTTTGGGATTAATTCCCGGTTATGGTGGTACCCAAAGGCTTCCCAAGCTTGTCGGAAAAGGTATTGCCAACGAAATGATCTTCTCTGCCAAAATGATTTCAGCTCAAAGGGCTAAAGAAATCGGGCTGGTGAATGAAGTATATCCTATTGAAGAATTATTAACCAAAACAAAGGAATTAGCAAACGTTATTGCCCACAATTCACCCATGGCAATTTCCAAGGCAATTCATGCAGTGAACTTATCGGATACTGAAAAAGGTTTTGAAACCGAAATAAAATATTTCGGAGAAGTCTTTGAACTTGACGATAAGAAAGAAGGAGTTTCTGCTTTTATTGAAAAAAGAAAGCCTAACTTCTAACAACCTTAATACAAATTATTTCGAAAAAACCTTAATGCTGCGGTATGAATAAGTTTGACAAGGCTTATCTAAAAATGGCTCAGGAATGGGCAAAACTATCCTACTGTAAACGAAAACAGGTAGGAGCTCTTATCGTAAAAGATAGGATGATTATTTCAGATGGTTATAATGGTACTCCTTCAGGATTTGAAAACTGCTGTGAGGATGCAGAAGGGAAAACCCAGTGGTACGTACTCCATGCAGAAGCTAATGCAATATTGAAATTAGCGGCTTCCACTCAATCTGCAAAGGGGGCAACCTTGTATCTGACGCTATCTCCATGTAAAGAATGCAGTAAGCTGATCTTGCAGGCGGGAATTACCAGACTGGTTTATATTAATGAATATTCGGACGATGACGGAATATCGTTCTTGAGAAACCATAACATCGAAATAGAACAAATATCGGACTGTGAACTAAAAAAATAACACACAATGACTTGGGATGAAAAAATTAAGGATTTTGAAATCTTCCTTCGTTTTGAAAGGAATTTTTCAGAAAACACTCTCGACGCGTATGTACGGGACATCAAAAAACTAAAAGACTATGCCGTAGAAGATCTGGAGAATGTCGGTCCGGACGCTATAGGCTACGAAAATCTACAGGAGTACATCTTCAATCTTTCCAAACAGAAATTCAGCGAAAGATCGCAGGCAAGATGGATATCTTCCATTAAAGCCTTCTTTAAATTTTTACTGGAAGATGAATACCGTGAAGACAATCCTGCTGCTTTACTGGAAGGACCTAAACTGGGACTCTATCTACCCGATACATTAAGCTTACCGGATATCAACAGGATCATCAACGCTATAGAAGTGAGTTCAGATCTTGGAAAGAGAAACCAATGTATCATAGAAGTGCTTTACGGATGCGGGCTCCGCGTATCGGAACTCATCGAGCTTAAAATTTCGAATATTAATTTTAAGGAACAGTACATCAAAGTAAACGGGAAAGGAAATAAAATCCGTTTTGTTCCATTGGCAGACTATACGGCTGAATTACTGAGAAGCTACATCCGTGACGTTCGTGCCCATAATAAAATTAATAAAAAATATGAAGACACTCTTTTCCTGAACAGCAGAGGAACGTCTATGTCAAGAGTCATCGTATTTTTAATTATAAAGGAATTAACAGACAAAGCCGGGGTAAGCAAAAAAATATCTCCCCATACTTTCAGACATTCATTTGCAACTCATTTGTTGCAGAACGGTGCAGATCTTCGTTATATTCAGGAAATGCTTGGGCATTCCAGCATTACGACAACGGAAATCTACACCCATCTGAAAACGGAGGAACTCAGAGATGTTATCTTAAGCTATCACCCGCGAAATATCAATACTGCTTAATGAAATTACTGAAATATTGCCCCAGCTGCGGCCAAGAATCTCTCCACTGGGACGGCGAAAAAAAATGGAGCTGTCCCCATTGCAATTTCTCATTATATAACAATGTCGCCGGTGCGGTAGCGGTGGTGATAAGATTTGAAGATGAAATTTATCTGACCCGGAGAAACAAAGATCCCAAAAAAGGAAAACTTGATCTGGCAGGAGGATTTATAGACCCCCGGGAAAGTGCAGAAACAGCCTGCAAAAGAGAACTTTTCGAAGAGCTTCAGCTTACGGTTGATATTGCGGGATTAAAATACATAACCAGTCTTCCTAATATATACCAGTATAAAGAGATTGATTACAATACCATTGACCTTTTTTATGAATATACGGTCTCAGAAAAATTTGAGGTAAATCTTGAACTTTCGGAAATTTCGGAAGCGATATGGGTTCCGTTAAAAGAATTAAATACGGATGATCTTGCTTTTGACTCACAGAAGCAATTTTTTGAAAATTATCTAAAACATATAAGATAAACTGAAACTCTTGCAACTGCAGGAGTTTTTTGATTTTAATACGTTTTAGATTTCAGCATGTCTTCGAAATAGTTGGCCAGCAATTTTCTTTCTGCGGAAGATAGATTGGCTTCTTTGTGATAAACAATATAGCCCGGCATAGGCATCATTTTATTCTGAATACTCTCTACGGCGCGGTCAAGCATATTTTCTTTCAGTTCTTTACCATAAGTATCCCAAACGGAGAAATTAAGATGCTCCCGTCCTTCGTTAACATGGCTTTTTACAGACCATGATACAGGAGCGATATAGGCGTATTTCGGATAAACCGTTTCATTGGAATGACAGTCATAGCAGGCTCTTTTTATTAAGCCGGCAATTTTTTCCGGCGTTTTCTTTGCTTCTACAAAGTTGACTTTATGATCAATGGGTTTATTCACTCTGTCAATAGGGATAAACTGCATTAGAGCAAAGCCTACAAGGCACCAGAACACTATTTTTTTTGCGGTTTTCATAACTATTTTACAGGCGTCAAAATAGCATTATCTGACTTTATTTCACGGTTATTAGCATCCTGTTGTACAGGTTTTTCCTGGGCAGGATCAGAAATTTTCACAGGGATTGTTGCTTTAGGTTTATCCAGTGTTCTTGTATCTTTCAGATCCCAGTTCTCATTAGTATCCCACAGAGGCCTTATGACGACCGCTTTATAAAACACAAATGATTCTTCCGCAAAGACTTCATTCAGGAAATCTGCTTCATCCCAATATTTGTTATTGTTATTATCAACAAGAATCCGTACGATATACTCGGCTGGCTTTAAAATATCAAATTTCACTTTACTGCCTTTCGTATATTTCTGATAGACAACTTTTTCAGAGGTATCCAATAACTGAATCCAGTAGCCGGATGCCGGAGCGTTTTCTATCTCAAATGCCAAGCTGCCATAGTTTTCTACTTTATCTGCTTCGAAGTCAAATCGTTTCGATTGGGTATTTTTGGCAAAAAATGACGACACCGTTTCTTTCGGAATGGTAAGCTGATATTTTTTTCCTTCAATAAAATCGGACTGCACCAAAATCTGGTAAGGATTAGACTCTGAAATTCTGGCAGTAAACTGCTGGGTTGTTACACTGTCACTTTTCAGCACCCACTTTTCAGGATCTATTTTATCAAGATAATAATTGGAAAGAATCTTAAAATCTGATTTGGGAGCCAGTGCATTTCCACCAATATCGTTATTGATATCCATTACGTTTTTAGCGTTATACTTGTAAAAAAGAGAGGAATTATAGAGCGTATCTTTTTTACCGTCGGCATTATATCCAAACTTAAGGTTTTCTGTGGAAGTCTGTCCGACATCACTTTTTACAGCATCAAACCAAATTCTCACCGTATCTGATTTTGGCACGTGAGTTACTTTATATTCTTTAATTTTTTCATTGAGCGGTTCAACCTTCACGTTCTCAGGTTTTCCTTCAAAAGCCATTGAAACACCACCCGGCGCTTCCTTCATTTCCAGATATTTCAGGGGTTTTCTCGATGGGTATAACTTCAGATTAAGTCCGGAAATCGATTTTTCCACATCTACGGTTTCTTTCTGAAAGCCAACTTTTTCCTTTCCGGGATCATACATCGAGTTTCCGTTTTCATCCTCGAAAGCAATGATCTTATATTTACCCGGAGATAAATAATTCAGTTCATAATACCCGTCCTCATCTACTTTCGTGATATAATAGGGTTTCTGTCTGTAATTGATGGTATCTTTTACCTGATAAAGACCTACTACAAATTTGTTTTCAGCAGTGGCCTTTTTAATAGCCATGGCATCTTTAATTTCTCCACTGATATAAAGATCATCCAGCTTATCGCCTGTTGAAAAGGCAAAATTAAAATAACGAAGGATATTCGCTTCATTGTTATCGACAATAGAGTTCCCAAAATTGAAATTGTAGGTTGTATTGGCCTGCAAAGTATCGGTCCACTGAATCAGTACAAATTTATTGGCTATATTGGAAGGAAGAATCCTTTTGATATTCTTGATCGGCGGAGAGATGATCAGGTTTTTATTGATGTCCTTCAGGGTTATATACTCATCAAAATCAAGACGGAGCTCCTTTATATTTCTATTAACATTAATCCGTGTGGAATCAATATTTGAGCTTAAAAATTTCGGAGCTATACTGTCTTTTGTACCACCTACAGGTGATCCTACTCTTGCACAGGACTGTACAAGAAAAGCCAAAACGAATAATAGAAGAAGTCTTTTCATGATATGTTTACGCAAAAATAAACATTATTCTCCATAAACTTCATGATGACTGTTTAAAGTATCTCTGCCGTCACTCATAATACTGTTCAGTTTATCCTTCTGAGCCGGAAAATCTTCAAACAGACCAGACAATGCCAAAGCAGTATATACTT encodes:
- a CDS encoding catalase, giving the protein MDSKKLTLSNGAPYFEHQDSQTVGPRGPVLLQDFILQENLAHFVRERIPERIVHAKGSGAYGKFTVTHDITKYTKAKLFAKVGNSCKMFARFSTVGGEKGSADTARDPRGFALKFYTEDGNWDLVGNNTPVFFVKDAKKFPDFIHTQKRVPKTNLKSATMMWDFWSLNPESLHQVLILMSDRGTPYGYRHMHGFGSHTFSMINADNERTWVKFHFKTKQGIKNFTNDDAVRMAGENPDFAQEDLCHAIENGDFPKWTMYIQVMTEQQARDFRWNPFDITKVWFQGDFPLIEVGEMELNEVPVNYFAHVEQSTFSPANLINGISFSPDKMLQGRLFSYPDAHRYRVGVNAHQLEVNRCPFATNNYQRDGFMADASAYLDKPNYHPNSFDDIKPDPAYKNYEYELDSAHVASYNRNENDDDHYTQPGLLYSKAMNTEDRENLINNIVGSMRAIGGSKREEIINRQLCHFFRANIELGMKVAARLNVNIDANMMNHSK
- a CDS encoding enoyl-CoA hydratase/isomerase family protein; its protein translation is MNYENILLEKHDKISFITINRPESLNALNAKTIQELSSAVDDLNSDPSCRVVIITGSGEKSFVAGADIKEFSDFGQAEAEELARNGHQNLFNKIENMTKPVIAAVNGFALGGGLELAMACHIRYASENARLGLPEVTLGLIPGYGGTQRLPKLVGKGIANEMIFSAKMISAQRAKEIGLVNEVYPIEELLTKTKELANVIAHNSPMAISKAIHAVNLSDTEKGFETEIKYFGEVFELDDKKEGVSAFIEKRKPNF
- a CDS encoding deoxycytidylate deaminase; its protein translation is MNKFDKAYLKMAQEWAKLSYCKRKQVGALIVKDRMIISDGYNGTPSGFENCCEDAEGKTQWYVLHAEANAILKLAASTQSAKGATLYLTLSPCKECSKLILQAGITRLVYINEYSDDDGISFLRNHNIEIEQISDCELKK
- the xerD gene encoding site-specific tyrosine recombinase XerD, translated to MTWDEKIKDFEIFLRFERNFSENTLDAYVRDIKKLKDYAVEDLENVGPDAIGYENLQEYIFNLSKQKFSERSQARWISSIKAFFKFLLEDEYREDNPAALLEGPKLGLYLPDTLSLPDINRIINAIEVSSDLGKRNQCIIEVLYGCGLRVSELIELKISNINFKEQYIKVNGKGNKIRFVPLADYTAELLRSYIRDVRAHNKINKKYEDTLFLNSRGTSMSRVIVFLIIKELTDKAGVSKKISPHTFRHSFATHLLQNGADLRYIQEMLGHSSITTTEIYTHLKTEELRDVILSYHPRNINTA
- a CDS encoding NUDIX hydrolase, whose product is MKLLKYCPSCGQESLHWDGEKKWSCPHCNFSLYNNVAGAVAVVIRFEDEIYLTRRNKDPKKGKLDLAGGFIDPRESAETACKRELFEELQLTVDIAGLKYITSLPNIYQYKEIDYNTIDLFYEYTVSEKFEVNLELSEISEAIWVPLKELNTDDLAFDSQKQFFENYLKHIR
- a CDS encoding heme-binding domain-containing protein, with product MKTAKKIVFWCLVGFALMQFIPIDRVNKPIDHKVNFVEAKKTPEKIAGLIKRACYDCHSNETVYPKYAYIAPVSWSVKSHVNEGREHLNFSVWDTYGKELKENMLDRAVESIQNKMMPMPGYIVYHKEANLSSAERKLLANYFEDMLKSKTY
- a CDS encoding Ig-like domain-containing protein, yielding MKRLLLLFVLAFLVQSCARVGSPVGGTKDSIAPKFLSSNIDSTRINVNRNIKELRLDFDEYITLKDINKNLIISPPIKNIKRILPSNIANKFVLIQWTDTLQANTTYNFNFGNSIVDNNEANILRYFNFAFSTGDKLDDLYISGEIKDAMAIKKATAENKFVVGLYQVKDTINYRQKPYYITKVDEDGYYELNYLSPGKYKIIAFEDENGNSMYDPGKEKVGFQKETVDVEKSISGLNLKLYPSRKPLKYLEMKEAPGGVSMAFEGKPENVKVEPLNEKIKEYKVTHVPKSDTVRIWFDAVKSDVGQTSTENLKFGYNADGKKDTLYNSSLFYKYNAKNVMDINNDIGGNALAPKSDFKILSNYYLDKIDPEKWVLKSDSVTTQQFTARISESNPYQILVQSDFIEGKKYQLTIPKETVSSFFAKNTQSKRFDFEADKVENYGSLAFEIENAPASGYWIQLLDTSEKVVYQKYTKGSKVKFDILKPAEYIVRILVDNNNNKYWDEADFLNEVFAEESFVFYKAVVIRPLWDTNENWDLKDTRTLDKPKATIPVKISDPAQEKPVQQDANNREIKSDNAILTPVK